The following coding sequences lie in one Oncorhynchus kisutch isolate 150728-3 linkage group LG3, Okis_V2, whole genome shotgun sequence genomic window:
- the LOC109871392 gene encoding transmembrane protein 161B-like, producing the protein MGVIGVQLVVTMVMASVIQKIIPHYSFARWLLCSGGLRWYQHPTEDELRSLAGKQQKTKSKKDRRNNGHIDYKPLTIPKDIDLQLETKCITEVDTLALHYFPEFQWLVDFTVAATVVYLITELYYTVAQPSGEMNISVVWCLLVLAFVIKTLFSLTAFYFKLEEGGERSLCITFAFFFFVKAMAILIVTENYLEFGLETGFANFSESATHFLENQGLESQGPISKLTFKLILALLCSLIGAFLTFPGLRLAQMHLDALNLTTAKVTQTLLHINFLAPLIMVLLWVKPITKDYILNPTLGKESVPLMTEETYDTLRLWTILLLCVLRLAMMRHHLQAYLSLAQKGVEQMKKEAGRISTVDLQKMVARIFYYLCVIALQYVAPLVMLLHTTLLLKTLGGHSWGVYPEEDFPCPLDSDPAMVAAPTAAPGPEVEAHLSVALGGLRTVFTPLLFRGLLSFFTWWIAACLFSTSIFGLFYHQYLMAA; encoded by the exons GGTGTGATTGGTGTGCAGCTGGTGGTTACCATGGTAATGGCCAGTGTCATTCAGAAGATCATACCTCATTATTCCTTCGCAAGATGGCTTCTCTGCAGTGGAGG tcTTCGGTGGTACCAGCACCCTACGGAAGATGAGTTGAGGAGCCTTGCtggaaaacaacaaaaaacaaagagCAAGAAGGACCG GAGGAACAATGGCCACATAGATTACAAGCCTCTGACCATTCCCAAGGACATAGACCTGCAGCTGGAGACCAAGTGCATCACAGAAGTGGATACGTTAG CGTTGCACTACTTCCCAGAGTTCCAGTGGCTGGTGGACTTCACGGTGGCAGCCACAGTGGTGTATCTGATCACAGAGCTGTACTACACTGTGGCCCAGCCCTCAGGAGAGATGAACATCAGTGTGGTGTGGTGCCTGCTGGTCCTTGCCTTTGTCAT TAAGACTCTGTTCTCCCTGACGGCCTTCTACTTCAAGCTGGAGGAGGGCGGTGAGCGCTCGCTCTGCATCACCTTCGCTTTCTTCTTCTTCGTCAAAGCCATGGCCATCCTCATCGTCACCGAGAACTACCTGGAGTTCGGCCTGGAGACAG GTTTTGCAAATTTCTCCGAAAGTGCCACACATTTTTTAGAGAACCAGGGGTTGGAGTCCCA GGGTCCCATATCTAAACTCACCTTTAAGCTGATCCtggccctgctctgctctctgatTGGTGCATTTCTCACCTTCCCCGGCCTACGATTGGCCCAAATGCACCTGGATGCCCTCAACCTGACCACAGCTAAAGTCACACA GACCTTGCTTCATATCAACTTCCTGGCCCCTCTTATTATGGTATTATTGTGGGTCAAGCCCATAACCAAGGACTACATCCTGAACCCTACCCTGGGGAAGGAGAGTGTGCCTTT GATGACTGAGGAGACGTACGATACGTTGCGTTTATGGACCATCCTGCTGCTGTGTGTGCTGCGCCTGGCTATGATGAGGCACCACCTCCAGGCCTACCTCAGCCTGGCCCAGAAGGGCGTGGAGCAGATGAAGAAGGAGGCGGGACGCATCAGCACCGTCGACCTGCAGAAGATG GTGGCCCGTATTTTCTACTACCTATGTGTAATCGCACTGCAGTATGTGGCACCCTTGGTAATGTTGCTGCATACAACCTTGCTGCTAAAAACCTTAG GTGGACACTCCTGGGGTGTGTACCCTGAGGAAGACTTCCCCTGTCCGCTGGACTCTGACCCTGCCATGGTGGCAGCACCAACTGCAGCTCCAGGGCCGGAGGTGGAGGCCCACCTGTCAGTGGCTCTCGGGGGCCTGCGGACAGTGTTCACACCCCTGCTTTTCCGcggcctcctctccttcttcaccTGGTGGATCGCTGCCTGCCTCTTCTCCACATCAATATTCGGCCTCTTCTATCATCAGTATCTTATGGCGGCATAG